A genomic stretch from Larimichthys crocea isolate SSNF chromosome XXII, L_crocea_2.0, whole genome shotgun sequence includes:
- the LOC104939382 gene encoding serine/threonine-protein kinase pim-1 isoform X2 — protein sequence MPRESEGSSMDDQTRRGKRKASPAPKKAKRKRTRVSKSPPRNTPEKNVNRRVKRKVREDGEESPKTKKRAFDIIHLTQDDDEMASSSADTGRDSSRPFKEVSERKRRRKASNDGGKPKRKRSVDIVETTQDVTINACRDKFEDKYVQQNQLGEGGCGSVFAGYRKADNLPVAIKHVPNEKVFCKHVDNNGKKISVEVATMLKLAEGTTGVGTSASVALLDWYDLDKELILVMERPVPAVDLLKYIQGKGGSIDENEAKIIMKQLVDAAKELKDKCIFHRDIKVENILIETGSGTPRLRLIDFGLSCFVKEKSRYHIFYGTPDHIPPEWFRRNTYHAGPTTVWQVGVVLYESVHGETRFATKSFTRNKQKISNELSKKCQDFLKGCLAKVPEDRPTLEQLQLHPWFR from the exons ATGCCACGGGAAAGTGAAGGATCTTCAATGGATGACCAGACTAGAAGAGGTAAAAGGAAGGCCAGTCCTGCCCCCAAAAAGGCCAAGAGGAAAAGGACAAGGGTGTCTAAATCTCCACCCCGAAACACCCCTGAGAAGAATGTCAACCGGAGAGTGAAAAGGAAAGTtagagaagatggagaggagtcaccaaagacaaagaagagggCATTTGACATTATTCACCTTACCCAGGATGACGATGAAATGGCTTCCTCCTCAGCGGACACTGGCAGAG ACAGCAGCAGGCCTTTCAAGGAGGTGTCGGAAAGGAAACGTAGGAGAAAGGCCAGCAATGATGGAGGAAAGccaaaaagaaagaggagcgTAGACATTGTGGAGACCACACAGGATGTGACCATAAATGCCTGCAGAG ATAAATTTGAGGACAAATACGTGCAGCAAAATCAACTCGGCGAAGGAGGCTGTGGGTCTGTTTTTGCTGGCTACCGCAAAGCAGATAACTTACCT GTTGCCATCAAACACGTACCAAATGAGAAGGTGTTTTGCAAACATGTG GACAATAATGGAAAGAAGATTTCAGTGGAAGTCGCCACTATGTTAAAACTTGCGGAAGGAACAACTGGAGTGGGCACATCAGCATCTGTGGCCCTTCTGGACTGGTATGACCTGGACAAGGAGCTGATCCTGGTGATGGAGAGACCAGTACCCGCCGTAGACCTCCTTAAGTACATCCAGGGCAAAGGAGGCTCCATAGATGAGAATGAGGCCAAG atCATAATGAAGCAGTTGGTTGATGCAGCTAAAGAACTTAAAGATAAGTGCATCTTTCATCGGGACATCAAGGTGGAAAATATCTTGATTGAGACAGGCTCAGGGACCCCCCGTCTCCGGCTCATTGACTTTGGACTCAGCTGTTTCGTCAAGGAAAAGTCACGTTACCACATTTTCTATG GTACCCCTGATCACATTCCTCCAGAATGGTTCCGTCGTAACACCTACCACGCTGGCCCCACAACAGTATGGCAGGTCGGAGTGGTTCTGTATGAATCGGTCCACGGAGAAACACGTTTTGCGACCAAGAGCTTCACCAGGAACAAGCAGAAAATCAGCAATGAGCTGTccaaaa AGTGCCAGGATTTTCTCAAAGGATGTCTAGCCAAAGTCCCCGAAGACCGCCCCACCCTGGAGCAACTCCAGCTGCACCCATGGTTCAGGTAA
- the LOC104939382 gene encoding serine/threonine-protein kinase pim-1 isoform X1, whose protein sequence is MPRESEGSSMDDQTRRGKRKASPAPKKAKRKRTRVSKSPPRNTPEKNVNRRVKRKVREDGEESPKTKKRAFDIIHLTQDDDEMASSSADTGRDSSRPFKEVSERKRRRKASNDGGKPKRKRSVDIVETTQDVTINACRDKFEDKYVQQNQLGEGGCGSVFAGYRKADNLPVAIKHVPNEKVFCKHVDNNGKKISVEVATMLKLAEGTTGVGTSASVALLDWYDLDKELILVMERPVPAVDLLKYIQGKGGSIDENEAKIIMKQLVDAAKELKDKCIFHRDIKVENILIETGSGTPRLRLIDFGLSCFVKEKSRYHIFYGTPDHIPPEWFRRNTYHAGPTTVWQVGVVLYESVHGETRFATKSFTRNKQKISNELSKSKKNKLTCRCLSADTHLLILVHMLMDYFSRLPHLSHTYFSLECQDFLKGCLAKVPEDRPTLEQLQLHPWFR, encoded by the exons ATGCCACGGGAAAGTGAAGGATCTTCAATGGATGACCAGACTAGAAGAGGTAAAAGGAAGGCCAGTCCTGCCCCCAAAAAGGCCAAGAGGAAAAGGACAAGGGTGTCTAAATCTCCACCCCGAAACACCCCTGAGAAGAATGTCAACCGGAGAGTGAAAAGGAAAGTtagagaagatggagaggagtcaccaaagacaaagaagagggCATTTGACATTATTCACCTTACCCAGGATGACGATGAAATGGCTTCCTCCTCAGCGGACACTGGCAGAG ACAGCAGCAGGCCTTTCAAGGAGGTGTCGGAAAGGAAACGTAGGAGAAAGGCCAGCAATGATGGAGGAAAGccaaaaagaaagaggagcgTAGACATTGTGGAGACCACACAGGATGTGACCATAAATGCCTGCAGAG ATAAATTTGAGGACAAATACGTGCAGCAAAATCAACTCGGCGAAGGAGGCTGTGGGTCTGTTTTTGCTGGCTACCGCAAAGCAGATAACTTACCT GTTGCCATCAAACACGTACCAAATGAGAAGGTGTTTTGCAAACATGTG GACAATAATGGAAAGAAGATTTCAGTGGAAGTCGCCACTATGTTAAAACTTGCGGAAGGAACAACTGGAGTGGGCACATCAGCATCTGTGGCCCTTCTGGACTGGTATGACCTGGACAAGGAGCTGATCCTGGTGATGGAGAGACCAGTACCCGCCGTAGACCTCCTTAAGTACATCCAGGGCAAAGGAGGCTCCATAGATGAGAATGAGGCCAAG atCATAATGAAGCAGTTGGTTGATGCAGCTAAAGAACTTAAAGATAAGTGCATCTTTCATCGGGACATCAAGGTGGAAAATATCTTGATTGAGACAGGCTCAGGGACCCCCCGTCTCCGGCTCATTGACTTTGGACTCAGCTGTTTCGTCAAGGAAAAGTCACGTTACCACATTTTCTATG GTACCCCTGATCACATTCCTCCAGAATGGTTCCGTCGTAACACCTACCACGCTGGCCCCACAACAGTATGGCAGGTCGGAGTGGTTCTGTATGAATCGGTCCACGGAGAAACACGTTTTGCGACCAAGAGCTTCACCAGGAACAAGCAGAAAATCAGCAATGAGCTGTccaaaagtaagaaaaacaaactcacatgtaGATGTCTGTCAGCAGACACACATCTGCTTATTTTAGTTCACATGCTGATGGATTACTTTAGCCGTCTGCCTCACCTTTCTCATACCTATTTCTCTCTAGAGTGCCAGGATTTTCTCAAAGGATGTCTAGCCAAAGTCCCCGAAGACCGCCCCACCCTGGAGCAACTCCAGCTGCACCCATGGTTCAGGTAA
- the cxxiih5orf15 gene encoding keratinocyte-associated transmembrane protein 2 has translation MATCRTMGRSRRTICALSLVVFLQLLVGSCLSAPVGNTTADKDPEGNTSQSLPLTTVDKQTDSTEPLTPGQTPELPDSNNPASPAGNDFTTLKENLTSSIQPKASTENAKVTVFDSSDPQPVSISDGNTMPDVDENATGKVETTGEPVASESIPASTPEAPSPPLKTTESDQPIVDAETAVSESKSSIALNPSTVQDTDPDLLGTSDKESTNTYPDINEEEDDDGMYDTTDDDDGDSLEPKYPSTEEDKDETVNRLTQPEEMEVTRYKGGDVYSTEDEDSHFFFHLIILAFLVAIVYITYHNKRKIFLLAQSRRWKDGLCSRNTVEYHRLDQNVNEAMPSLKMTRDYIF, from the exons ATGGCGACGTGCAGGACGATGGGGCGAAGCAGGAGAACCATCTGCGCTCTTTCTCTGGTTGTTTTCCTCCAGCTGTTGGTCGGCAGCTGCCTGTCAGCTCCAGTTGGCAACACGACGGCAG ACAAAGATCCGGAGGGAAACACATCTCAGAGTCTTCCTCTGACCACTGTAGACAAGCAAACGGATAGCACCGAGCCTTTGACACCTGGTCAGACTCCAGAGTTACCAGATTCCAACAACCCTGCATCACCTGCCGGCAATGACTTCACAACACTTAAAGAAAACCTCACATCATCCATTCAACCAAAAGCATCTACAGAGAATGCTAAAGTCACCGTCTTCGATTCCTCTGATCCACAGCCAGTATCTATCAGTGACGGGAACACAATGCCTGATGTGGATGAAAATGCAACAGGCAAAGTTGAGACAACAGGTGAACCGGTGGCTTCTGAATCCATTCCAGCCTCTACTCCAGAAGCTCCCTCCCCTCCACTCAAAACCACCGAGTCAGACCAACCAATAGTGGATGCAGAAACAGCCGTCTCTGAGTCCAAGTCCTCCATCGCACTGAACCCATCCACTGTACAGGATACTGACCCAGACCTGCTGGGGACCTCTGACAAAGAATCAACAAATACTTACCCAGATATcaatgaagaggaggacgatgacGGTATGTACGACACCACCGACGACGACGACGGTGACTCCCTGGAGCCCAAGTATCCAAGCACTGAAGAGGACAAAGACGAGACTGTGAACAGGCTGACGCAGCCAGAGGAAATGGAGGTGACCCGTTACAAAGGAGGAGACGTCTACAGCACGGAGGACGAGGACTCCCACTTCTTCTTTCACCTGATCATCCTGGCCTTCCTGGTGGCAATCGTTTACATCACCTATCACAACAAGAGGAAG aTCTTCCTCTTGGCTCAGAGCCGACGCTGGAAAGACGGTCTGTGTTCGCGCAACACCGTCGAGTATCACCGCCTGGACCAAAATGTCAACGAGGCCATGCCGTCCCTCAAGATGACCCGAGACTACATCTTTTGA
- the vdac1 gene encoding non-selective voltage-gated ion channel VDAC1 translates to MAVPPTYVDLGKSAKDVFTKGYGFGLIKLDLKTKSENGLEFTSTGSANTETSKVAGSLETKYKWAEHGLTFTEKWNTDNTLGTEITLEDQLAKGLKLTFDSSFSPNTGKKSGKIKTGYKCDHINIGCDVNYDINGTAIHGAAVVGYEGWLAGYQMTFEAGRNRITQSNFAVGFKTDEFQLHTNVNDGTEFGGSIYQKVNDQLETAVNLAWTAGNSNTRFGIAAKYQIDSDASFSAKVNNSSLVGLGYTQTLKPGIKLTLSALLDGKNINAGGHKLGLGLEFQA, encoded by the exons ATGGCTGTACCTCCCACCTACGTTGACCTTGGAAAGTCTGCCAAGGATGTTTTCACCAAGGGATATG GCTTTGGGCTCATCAAGTTGGACTTGAAAACGAAGTCTGAGAATGGACTG GAGTTCACCAGCACAGGCTCTGCCAACACTGAGACCAGCAAGGTCGCTGGATCTCTGGAGACCAAGTACAAATGGGCGGAGCATGGACTGACCTTCACAGAAAAGTGGAACACTGACAACACCCTTGGGACTGAGATCACCCTTGAAGATCAG TTGGCTAAGGGGCTGAAGCTGACGTTCGATTCCTCCTTCTCGCCAAACACTGG CAAGAAGAGCGGCAAGATCAAGACAGGCTACAAGTGTGACCACATCAACATTGGCTGTGATGTCAACTACGATATCAATGGTACAGCCATTCATGGCGCCGCAGTGGTGGGCTACGAGGGCTGGCTGGCCGGCTACCAGATGACCTTTGAGGCTGGCAGGAACAGGATCACCCAGAGCAACTTTGCAGTCGGATTCAAGACTGACGAGTTCCAGCTGCATACAAATGT AAATGATGGCACTGAGTTTGGTGGCTCTATCTACCAGAAGGTGAATGACCAGCTGGAGACAGCTGTCAACTTGGCCTGGACTGCCGGAAACAGCAACACTCGCTTTGGCATCGCTGCCAAGTATCAGATTGATTCTGATGCATCCTTCTCT GCTAAGGTGAACAACTCCAGCCTTGTGGGCCTGGGCTACACTCAGACTCTGAAGCCAG GCATCAAGCTGACGCTCTCTGCTCTCCTCGATGGGAAGAACATTAACGCTGGTGGCCACAAACTTGGTCTCGGCCTCGAGTTCCAGGCatag